One window of the Andreesenia angusta genome contains the following:
- the dnaN gene encoding DNA polymerase III subunit beta yields MKISIQQNTLSKAIGIVQRGVSSRSTLPILSGVLLRAINDELILTGTDLELGIETKVKCNVIEEGSIVLTSKLFGEVVRKLPPEEISIEADMENNVHINCGNSKFNIVGQPYEEYPQLPELDEEKSFHISKELLRSMIKQTIFATAQDETRPILTGALMEIEKSEASLIALDGYRLALKKVKIDYSEDIKVVIPAKTLSEVSKIVDEDESDVKISTTENHIIFSAGPTVVTSRLLEGQFLNYRDIIRSEYKTKAVVSTKELQSSIERASLLAREGKNNLIKLDISDDTVVITSNSEIGDVYESIPIKLEGDNIQIAFNSKYILDGIKAIESEEIELYLTSNVNPCIMKPLNDESYTYLVLPVRLA; encoded by the coding sequence TTGAAAATATCAATCCAACAAAATACATTGTCCAAAGCTATTGGCATAGTGCAGAGAGGAGTATCCTCTAGATCAACACTGCCTATACTGAGTGGAGTGCTCTTAAGAGCCATAAACGATGAACTTATACTTACAGGTACAGACTTGGAGCTGGGTATAGAAACTAAAGTCAAATGCAACGTAATCGAGGAGGGAAGCATAGTACTGACTTCGAAGTTGTTTGGGGAAGTAGTCAGAAAGCTGCCTCCAGAGGAGATTTCTATTGAAGCCGATATGGAAAACAATGTTCACATAAACTGTGGGAATTCAAAGTTCAACATAGTGGGACAGCCTTACGAGGAATATCCACAGCTTCCAGAGCTTGATGAAGAAAAGTCATTCCACATCTCAAAAGAACTGCTAAGGTCTATGATAAAGCAGACCATATTTGCGACAGCCCAAGACGAGACAAGACCTATACTGACAGGAGCGCTTATGGAGATAGAAAAGTCGGAAGCGTCTCTAATAGCTTTAGACGGTTACAGGCTGGCGCTTAAGAAAGTGAAGATAGACTACAGCGAAGATATAAAAGTCGTAATACCAGCCAAAACTCTTTCTGAAGTCAGTAAGATAGTAGATGAAGACGAGTCTGACGTAAAGATATCCACAACAGAGAACCATATAATCTTCAGTGCGGGCCCTACTGTTGTAACTTCAAGACTTCTAGAGGGACAGTTCCTAAACTACAGAGACATAATAAGAAGTGAGTACAAGACAAAGGCTGTAGTCAGCACTAAAGAACTCCAAAGCTCCATAGAGAGGGCTTCGCTTCTTGCAAGAGAAGGAAAAAACAATCTGATAAAGCTAGATATAAGCGATGACACTGTAGTCATAACATCCAACTCCGAGATAGGAGATGTATATGAGAGTATTCCCATAAAGCTTGAGGGAGACAATATACAGATAGCATTCAACTCTAAATATATACTAGACGGTATAAAGGCCATAGAGAGTGAAGAGATTGAGCTCTACTTGACAAGCAATGTAAACCCTTGCATTATGAAGCCGTTGAACGATGAAAGCTACACTTACCTTGTACTTCCAGTAAGGCTGGCGTAG
- a CDS encoding RNA-binding S4 domain-containing protein, with translation MKEVVIKDEFIKLDQLLKYVGIAQTGGESKHLISSEMVKLNGIVVTQRGKKIRSGDTVEVEGYEEAYRVK, from the coding sequence ATGAAAGAAGTGGTAATAAAAGACGAATTCATAAAGCTAGATCAATTGTTGAAATACGTAGGTATAGCCCAGACAGGTGGAGAGAGCAAGCATTTAATTTCAAGTGAAATGGTGAAATTAAATGGGATAGTAGTCACTCAAAGGGGAAAGAAGATAAGATCAGGAGATACCGTTGAAGTAGAGGGCTACGAGGAAGCATATAGGGTGAAATAG